A region of Desulfolithobacter dissulfuricans DNA encodes the following proteins:
- a CDS encoding MFS transporter yields the protein MQQKSVSSLVSLLLLTGIFYLNFCSRIILAPLLPQLEQDLHLSHGAAGAFFLIMSCGYFLSLLGSGFVSSRLNHKVTIITSMVAVSVSLALVGMATDLLLTRVGFFLLGLAAGLYLPSAIATISDLFRADRWGRAFGLHELAPNLAFLTAPLITAWLLPLITWHQILYILTTTGLLMALIYAILGRGSHLHGAPPELNRCRSLMGQRDFWILVLLFAMGITGTIGVYSILPTFLVSEHGMTKYQASMLVGLSRITTLVTALLGGILADRFGNRRTMASVLLLTGTTTACLGLSATALVSLWVWLQPVLAVCFFPPAFAMLSRIGSAETRNVVISLAIPLSFVLGGGLIPAAIGRLADYGHFHLALTLTGVFIASGSLIVRFLAAEKNQQVPAPG from the coding sequence ATGCAGCAAAAAAGCGTCTCCTCCCTGGTTTCCCTGCTGCTGCTTACCGGAATATTTTACCTGAACTTCTGTTCGCGCATCATCCTCGCCCCCCTGCTGCCCCAGCTTGAGCAGGACCTGCATCTTTCCCACGGGGCCGCTGGCGCGTTCTTCCTGATCATGAGCTGCGGCTACTTTCTCTCCCTGCTGGGCTCAGGCTTTGTCTCGTCCAGGCTGAACCACAAGGTCACGATCATCACCAGCATGGTGGCCGTCTCTGTTTCCCTGGCCCTGGTCGGCATGGCCACGGACCTGCTGCTGACCAGGGTCGGTTTTTTTCTCCTGGGCCTGGCGGCTGGACTCTACCTGCCCTCGGCCATCGCCACCATATCGGACCTGTTCCGGGCCGACCGCTGGGGACGGGCCTTTGGCCTGCACGAACTGGCTCCCAACCTGGCCTTTCTCACCGCCCCGCTGATCACCGCCTGGCTCCTGCCGCTGATCACCTGGCACCAGATTCTCTATATCCTGACCACAACCGGCCTGCTGATGGCCCTGATCTACGCAATTCTTGGCCGGGGCAGCCATCTGCACGGGGCACCGCCGGAACTAAACCGCTGCCGCTCCCTTATGGGACAGAGGGATTTCTGGATTCTGGTACTCCTGTTCGCCATGGGAATCACCGGCACCATCGGAGTCTACTCCATCCTGCCCACCTTTCTGGTCAGTGAACACGGCATGACCAAGTACCAGGCCAGCATGCTGGTGGGGCTGTCGCGGATCACCACCCTGGTTACGGCCCTTCTGGGCGGCATCCTGGCGGATCGATTCGGCAACCGGAGAACCATGGCCTCGGTCCTCCTCCTCACCGGGACCACCACGGCCTGTCTCGGGCTTTCGGCCACCGCTCTGGTTTCTCTCTGGGTCTGGCTGCAGCCGGTGCTGGCCGTCTGCTTCTTTCCACCGGCCTTTGCCATGCTCTCCCGGATCGGCTCGGCAGAAACCAGGAACGTGGTCATCTCCCTGGCCATTCCCCTGTCCTTTGTCCTGGGTGGCGGGCTGATTCCGGCGGCCATCGGTCGGCTGGCAGATTATGGTCATTTCCACCTGGCCCTGACCCTGACCGGGGTCTTTATTGCCAGCGGCTCGCTGATTGTCCGGTTCCTTGCCGCTGAAAAAAATCAGCAGGTCCCGGCTCCTGGCTGA